One genomic window of Arachis hypogaea cultivar Tifrunner chromosome 8, arahy.Tifrunner.gnm2.J5K5, whole genome shotgun sequence includes the following:
- the LOC112705690 gene encoding serine/threonine-protein kinase BSK1, which produces MRVWVCVCLKKLLQTHSHQRKHNGVYVICFQLMGCCQSNSSRHNYPRPLTVASSPNGANNNNNNNTVVTGASAAASAALDVPPFSEFSLSDLKSATNGFSSDHIVSESGDKAPNVVYKGRLNNHNRRLIAVKRFSKSAWPDPKQFADEAWSVGKLRHPRLANLIGYCCDGDERLLVAEYMHNDTLAKHLFHWENQTIEWSMRLRVALSITQALDYCSNKGHPLYHDLNAYRVLFDENGDPRISCFGLIKNSRDGKSYSTNLAYTPPEYLRNGRVTPESVIFSFGTVLLDLLSGKHIPPSHALDMIRGKNILRLMDSHLEGNFSTDEATVVFDLASKCLQYEPRERPKINDLVTTLSRLQNKPDVPSYVMLGIPKHEEAPAPPTPQHPLSPMGDACSRMDLTAIHQILLMTHYKDDEGTNELSFQEWTQQMRDMLEARKRGDLAFRDKDFKTSIECYSQFIDVGTMVSPTVYARRSLCYLFCDQPDAALRDAMQAQLVYPDWATAFYMQAVALSKLNMDKDAADMLNEAASLEEKRQRGGK; this is translated from the exons ATGCGTGTTTGGGTGTGCGTGTGTCTGAAGAAGCTGCTTCAAACACACTCACACCAACGGAAACATAACGGAGTTTACGTTATCTGCTTCCAACTAATGGGTTGTTGCCAATCTAATTCGAGCCGTCATAACTACCCTCGTCCGCTTACGGTTGCTTCCTCCCCTAACGGcgccaacaacaataacaacaataacaccGTCGTTACTGGTGCCTCCGCCGCTGCCTCTGCCGCCCTAGACGTCCCTCCTTTCTCTGAGTTCTCCCTCTCCGACCTCAAATCGGCCACCAACGGCTTCAGCTCCGATCACATCGTCTCCGAGAGCGGCGACAAAGCCCCCAATGTGGTCTATAAGGGTCGCCTCAACAATCATAACCGACGTTTGATTGCCGTCAAGAGATTCTCCAAATCGGCATGGCCCGACCCCAAGCAGTTCGCT GATGAGGCTTGGAGTGTTGGGAAATTGAGGCACCCTAGGCTTGCGAATTTGATTGGGTATTGCTGTGATGGGGATGAGAGGCTTCTCGTTGCAGAATACATGCACAACGACACTCTCGCCAAACATCTTTTTCATT GGGAAAATCAGACAATTGAGTGGAGCATGCGATTAAGAGTTGCCCTGTCCATCACACAAGCATTGGATTATTGCAGTAACAAAGGTCACCCATTGTACCATGATCTGAATGCCTACAGAGTGCTATTTGATGAG AATGGTGATCCGAGGATTTCATGTTTTGGGCTGATTAAGAACAGTAGGGACGGAAAAAGTTATAGCACGAATCTTGCTTATACCCCTCCAGAGTACCTGAGAAACG GGAGGGTGACTCCAGAAAGTGTAATCTTCAGTTTTGGAACTGTGTTATTGGATCTACTAAGCGGCAAGCATATCCCTCCAAGTCAT GCTCTTGACATGATAAGGGGTAAAAATATTCTACGTCTAATGGATTCACACTTGGAGGGAAACTTTTCCACCGATGAGGCAACTGTGGTTTTCGACCTTGCCTCAAAGTGCTTGCAATATGAACCTCGAGAGCGGCCCAAGATCAATGACCTTGTTACAACTCTGTCCAGACTGCAGAATAAACCCGAT GTTCCATCATATGTCATGCTTGGCATTCCAAAGCACGAGGAAGCACCAGCACCGCCAACTCCCCAGCATCCTCTATCTCCAATGGGTGATGCTTGTTCTCGCATGGACCTTACAGCTATTCATCAGATATTGTTGATGACACACTATAAAGATGATGAAGGAACTAATGAG TTATCTTTCCAAGAATGGACTCAGCAAATGAGGGATATGTTGGAGGCAAGAAAGCGGGGCGACCTGGCATTCCGTGATAAGGATTTCAAAACTTCAATTGAGTGTTACTCCCAG TTCATTGATGTGGGAACCATGGTTTCCCCAACCGTTTATGCGCGGAGAAGTCTTTGCTACCTGTTTTGCGATCAACCGGATGCTGCGCTGCGAGATGCAATGCAAGCTCAGTTGGTCTATCCGGACTGGGCGACAGCATTTTACATGCAGGCTGTTGCTCTGTCCAAATTAAACATGGATAAGGATGCAGCTGACATGCTGAACGAGGCCGCTTCCTTAGAAGAGAAACGGCAAAGAGGAGGGAAATGA
- the LOC112705691 gene encoding nitrate regulatory gene2 protein — translation MLDVGKFRYHKKLAFHYSYIAVSSCKIKNLFTHSLNCTEKSSLIGRTMASEHQAQATDKDWGHGYGNLCSTLKILSVWERKLYHEVKTEEKLRILHQKNCRELRRMNKKGADAQKVDSVKTLIGMLTTKMNISIRVVDRISNTISKLREEELWPQINNFIHMFLEMWKDMAECHRRQYQEIVKSKTLDVSTLLEKQFDQAQIDAVIKLKCELQNWNISFSDWIQAQKCYVKALNSWLVRCLLYGPEELPDDDTTTISPSKIDAPPVFVICNKWSQAMDNLSEKNVTGAINGFIVRLNELLEKHIIDVRQSLISDKELERKVKIMEKQEQKMHKIVQARQRKMAAIGRDEENETLFRVDHGDLVDIKDHSLLSSMKHIFASMERFTATNAGLYQDLCQQINHVLGQSNEIH, via the exons ATGCTTGACGTTGGGAAATTCCGTTACCACAAGAAACTTGCCTTCCATTATTCTTACATAG CAGTTTCTTCGTGCAAGATAAAGAATCTGTTTACTCACTCGTTAAATTGCACGGAGAAGTCATCACTGATTGGGAGGACAATGGCATCTGAGCATCAAGCTCAAGCAACCGATAAAGACTGGGGCCATGGATATGGGAATCTCTGCTCCACATTAAAGATACTCTCTGTGTGGGAGAGGAAGTTATATCATGAAGTCAAG aCCGAGGAGAAACTGCGCATACTTCATCAGAAGAACTGCAGGGAGTTGAGAAGAATGAATAAAAAGGGTGCGGATGCACAGAAAGTCGATTCTGTGAAAACTTTGATTGGGATGTTAACCACAAAAATGAATATTTCTATCCGAGTTGTTGATAGGATATCTAATACCATTAGTAAGTTGAGGGAAGAGGAGTTATGGCCGCAGATCAACAACTTCATTCACAT GTTTCTTGAGATGTGGAAAGATATGGCAGAGTGTCATCGACGCCAATATCAGGAAATTGTGAAATCCAAAACTCTAGATGTATCTACATTATTGGAGAAGCAGTTCGACCAGGCTCAAATTGACGCAGTAATAAAGCTCAAGTGTGAATTACAGAACTGGAATATAAGCTTCTCAGATTGGATTCAAGCCCAAAAGTGTTATGTGAAAGCCTTGAATAGTTGGCTAGTAAGGTGTCTATTATATGGACCTGAAGAATTACCTGATGATGATACAACTACCATCTCTCCGAGCAAGATCGACGCGCCACCGGTGTTTGTGATCTGTAACAAATGGTCACAAGCAATGGATAATCTCTCGGAGAAGAATGTAACTGGAGCCATTAATGGATTCATAGTAAGATTGAATGAGCTCTTGGAGAAGCATATTATAGACGTTCGACAAAGTTTGATATCGGACAAGGAACTTGAGAGAAAAGTGAAGATTATGGAGAAGCAAGAGCAAAAGATGCACAAGATAGTGCAGGCTCGCCAGAGAAAGATGGCTGCAATTGGAAGAGACGAAGAGAATGAGACCCTGTTCAGAGTGGATCATGGTGATCTTGTTGATATCAAGGATCATAGCCTGCTATCAAGTATGAAACATATCTTTGCTTCTATGGAAAGGTTCACTGCTACCAACGCTGGCTTGTATCAAGATCTTTGCCAACAAATTAACCATGTTTTGGGACAATCCAATGAAATTCACTAG